The following coding sequences lie in one Cotesia glomerata isolate CgM1 linkage group LG5, MPM_Cglom_v2.3, whole genome shotgun sequence genomic window:
- the LOC123265912 gene encoding putative ankyrin repeat protein RF_0381: protein MFANHSLTLECMEIPKISSKEINVTVVEELLNQPGNNVNMIVYDQDRPFPSYTTLLCTAVTNSDEELIDYLIYRQANLDQDSLYGNENPLYLAALKGDTKLFKKLYHLGANLHSKSEIRLSPLMIAARCGHLEIIKYLIEQGLDVNITEPDCGSRLLHHAVTGSNTELVEFLLGNNAEIDAKKNHGETPLLCAISFENINIVKLLIARGADINTPRSSIRRSTVMHDVHHKKSILKYLLSLDEPMTDVNILNQARQTILHHQLSSFYPCAETCSIILNAGVDVNARDSKGQLAVNCETFFKHHNEHSILERHIVKLISAGLTVCEGNRQAVKRGYHDLRKVCLNELQKMKIDKVGVSNITFFDVLHMSLHNLAIRLKFAGLDQVIDEQKLNIAYPLYGRMIFYKLSKIRRRITYLEEIEEFVEGILWDLGLPSTFIRELWSYFTNIELKKLILHENNYFIRFL from the coding sequence ATGTTTGCCAACCATTCACTTACGCTTGAATGTATGGAAATTCCAAAAATCAGCTCAAAAGAAATCAATGTAACCGTTGTCGAAGAATTATTGAATCAACCAGGAAACAATGTCAACATGATAGTTTATGACCAGGATCGACCATTCCCTAGTTATACAACTCTTTTATGCACGGCCGTGACGAACAGTGACGAGGAATTAATAGACTATTTGATTTATCGACAAGCTAATCTAGATCAGGATTCACTGTATGGGAATGAAAATCCTTTGTATTTAGCAGCCTTAAAAGGAGACACcaaattgttcaaaaaattgtatcaCTTGGGTGCTAATCTTCATTCAAAGTCTGAAATACGTTTGTCACCGTTAATGATAGCCGCTCGCTGTGGACACCTCGAAATCATAAAGTACCTCATTGAACAGGGCTTAGATGTGAATATAACCGAACCGGACTGTGGCTCTAGACTATTGCACCACGCTGTTACTGGTTCGAACACTGAATTAGTGGAATTTTTGCTGGGAAATAACGCGGAAATTGACGCCAAGAAAAATCATGGCGAAACTCCACTCTTGTGTGCTATCTCCTTCGAAAATATCAACATtgtcaaattattaatagcgAGAGGAGCTGATATTAACACCCCTCGGAGCTCTATTAGAAGATCTACGGTAATGCACGACGTTCATCATAAAAAATCgattcttaaatatttactgaGTTTAGACGAGCCGATGACTGATGTTAATATTCTCAACCAAGCGAGACAGACAATTCTTCATCATCAATTGTCAAGCTTCTACCCCTGCGCTGAAACTTGCAGCATTATTCTTAATGCTGGCGTCGACGTTAACGCTCGAGATTCAAAGGGTCAACTTGCTGTTAATTGTGAAACGTTTTTTAAACATCATAACGAACATTCCATCCTTGAACGGCACATTGTCAAGTTAATATCAGCCGGGTTAACAGTTTGTGAGGGAAATCGACAAGCTGTTAAAAGAGGCTACCATGATTTGAGAAAAGTGTGTCTAAATGAGctccaaaaaatgaaaattgataaagTCGGTGTAAGTAATATCACATTTTTTGACGTTTTACATATGAGTTTGCATAATTTAGCGATCCGCTTGAAGTTTGCGGGCTTGGATCAAGTTATCGatgaacaaaaattaaacattgcGTATCCGTTGTACGGaagaatgattttttataaattgtccAAGATTCGGCGAAGAATAACATACTTGGAAGAAATCGAAGAATTTGTTGAAGGAATATTATGGGATTTAGGACTTCCGTCGACTTTTATCAGAGAATTATGGTCCTATTTTACCAATATAGAGTTGAAGAAATTAATCTTACatgaaaacaattattttattaggtttttgtaa